A window from Rana temporaria chromosome 8, aRanTem1.1, whole genome shotgun sequence encodes these proteins:
- the EMX2 gene encoding homeobox protein EMX2: MFQPAPKRCFTIESLVAKDSPVQVSRAEEPIRPAALSYANSNPMNPFLNGFHPQSSRGVYPNPDLIFSDPPNPVHPMPTALAHHPLPNSPHPIFASQQRDPSTFYPWLIHRYRYLGHRFQGNDTSAESFLLHNALARKPKRIRTAFSPSQLLRLEHAFEKNHYVVGAERKQLAHSLSLTETQVKVWFQNRRTKFKRQKLEEEGSDSSQKKKGAHHINRWRLATKQSSPEEIDVTSDD, translated from the exons ATGTTTCAGCCCGCTCCCAAGAGGTGCTTCACCATCGAATCTCTGGTGGCCAAAGACAGCCCGGTGCAAGTCTCCCGAGCCGAGGAGCCCATCCGACCGGCCGCCCTCAGCTATGCCAACTCCAACCCGATGAACCCCTTCCTGAATGGCTTCCACCCGCAAAGCAGCCGAGGAGTCTACCCAAACCCCGACCTGATCTTCAGCGATCCCCCCAACCCCGTCCACCCGATGCCCACCGCCCTGGCACATCACCCGCTACCCAACAGCCCGCACCCCATCTTCGCCTCCCAGCAGAGGGACCCCTCGACCTTCTACCCCTGGCTTATCCACCGGTACCGCTACTTGGGCCATCGCTTCCAGG GCAATGACACCAGTGCGGAGAGCTTCTTGCTACACAATGCTCTGGCCCGGAAACCCAAACGGATCCGAACCGCCTTCTCCCCGTCCCAGCTCCTCCGGTTGGAGCACGCCTTCGAGAAGAACCATTATGTGGTGGGAGCGGAGAGGAAGCAGCTGGCCCACAGTCTCAGCCTCACCGAGACCCAG GTGAAGGTCTGGTTCCAGAACAGAAGGACGAAGTTCAAGCGACAGAAATTGGAAGAGGAAGGCTCCGACTCTTCACAGAAAAAGAAGGGGGCCCACCACATTAATCGCTGGAGGCTCGCCACCAAACAGTCCAGTCCGGAGGAGATCGACGTCACATCGGACGATTAA